From Aegilops tauschii subsp. strangulata cultivar AL8/78 chromosome 5, Aet v6.0, whole genome shotgun sequence:
ttacttgagatatcaagaaatgaacaaaaagttgccgatatggtgcgataatgatcgattgaacttacttgttgagaattttagtcatgtccgcataggtctcgggatcttttcgtctcgagtctaagacggttactagtccccgctcaagcttaatctccagaagaatatagtggaagttgcgcacgcatgcataactcatcaattacattactataacctcgctcgagtaataagggaaaccgaatatgcacacgacagtaacacttacttgaagttgtaaggaaagagtattaaatctttgttttgatttattaacaatgatttgagcaagttggcctcggcctcTTCGGCGTTCTTTGTAACCTGAAATTcgtctatgagatttgtgttaatgaacccaatatcatacatttctgcttttctgcactcgacgatcttcaatctgcataatatagtgaggataattataaatacatgcaatgaaagagctgagctatatatagagacttaatgacagaagtagtacttatagacagtagcaagtgaccgttaatttatcgagggccttttgattgaagaactggaagaactcctcaaatggaacatgcaacagatcagttccaatgaggtcgtgctcctctttaattctcagatacaaagtattcgtccccccagactctctgcaggttttcatgtaccaattatggaatcttcgcatcatcgttgttagagatttttcatctttgacgagaggcttcccgtactcgtatctgtgttcgtccacctccaagaaatcataatgtacatcgtcaggcaggtaatctccaagattgctataaccgggcaccatccccagagcattagcgacgatgtcgttagacacattgagcggggggcacgattggtttgcttgttcgccgagctgggcaatttttttcccagctgctcgttcttttaacctttgatcactgacagtacttcctgAACGCTCCGCTTCGAGATATGCCTTTTCAGTAATGCACTCATAGTTGGTTTTCggtggagactttggtggtttcctcagggcatcgatagtgcgctttgctttcaccggatctaccttctcctccggaggtggatgtctctttgctttcaacccttcaaagaagtccttcacttcGGTCCGCACGATCCTCGCGTTTTCTTCCGCGGTCATCTCGTACGGTAACTTCCCTAGAGGCTTGAGAGGTGGAccgtatctgtattgcctcccgcctctggcaatacggaaactcgtctgttacaaagggatttcattttttttgaacttatttgaactccatagtttttctgtgttcaaaatgaatcattcaaagccacatcatcaattttcaaccctttctgacttcatttgttatttttcatgcatttactgatttttttttctagctataagaccctcaaattgaaaagcactacaaatgaactctgaaaaggttgaaagttggcatggtatcatcatttcacccacatagcatgtacaagaaagtagagaggcttacggcaaaaactggatgcacttcgtgtacaaaacggacaatctctttcgaagtatcagggtttcatacagaaactcgtctgttacaaagggatttcattttttttgaacttatttgaactccatagtttttctgtgttcaaaatgcaccattcaaagccacatcatcaattttcaatcctttctgacttcatttgttatttttcgtgcatttactgatttttttagctggataatgataagtgaccaaattaatagtagttcatcatcacattaaaaccaaagtacatacatagttcaaattgaacaacatatagctctccagagcatctagttaaaccatacattgaaactatgtaaaacctttcaatgcaacaacaaatgcgatcataatcacaactaaggtaacaattgatccaacggcataataataccaagcctcggtatgaatggcatattttctaatctttctaatcttcaaccgcattgcatccatcttgatcttgtgatcatcgacgacatccgcaacatgcaactccaatatcatcttctcctcctcaatttttttaattttttccttcaagtaattgttttcgtcttcgactaaatttaacctctcgacaatagggtcggttggaagttccggttcaaccacctcctacataaaaaaaaaatctatgtcacgttggtcagcataattgtcataaacaataaatgaaccaaatagttataaaaagataatatataccacatccgaatcatagacaggacgagggccaacaggggcggataccagaaccatcgcactatataataacaaggaataataaaagtaagaaaattagacaagtatccatctcaagtaagaattttttttctttcagaaagaagataagaacaagaggctcaccacggtggtgccggcgacgagatcggcgcgggcgatcgacggcggtgaagacggggacgtgacgtgatggaccgctaaacctagaaaaatctcAGGGAAAATgaagctcggaggtcgagtttcgagagaagaaatattaactagtgtggctcggacatttcatcgaacacctcatgtgcataggaggtgagctagagcacccaaatgccctcccctcgccggccagcaaaaaacagagcacggTGGAGTGCTCAGCTCGCTGGCGATGGGCTATATATAGGCaaatcatttgtcccggttcgtggctggaaccgggaccaatggttatgtgccaggagcgaggcccattggtcccggttcgttcctagaaccgggacaaatgcgtccagacgaaccgggaccaaagcccgcGAGGCCCCGGGCGGCCTCCTGGGCTCatgaaccgggacgaatgcacccattggtccaggttcgtataagaaccgggactaatgggctggccaggcccgaacgaaagcccatttttctactagtgcctcTTGCATTATCACGACCAATCCCATCTAAAAGTCATcatcaacttcttcttcttcctcctacTCCGACGAGTCATCGAAAATCTTTTCCAATAGCCTCTTCATCTAGACCCTGCATTTTCCAATGACCTAATTCAATGTGTAATTGAGAAAAAGGAAACAAGAAAGGGGACAATCGGTCGAACATCTAGCAGACATTGGCTTCGTATGTTCGTCTACGCTACATCGAATGGAGTACCAACCCGTTATTCGAGCGGCGAGTATACGATTGGAGCGGATGGCTAGGAAGGTTTTTACCCAACATGGGTGACAACATAATCTCTGGATCAGCCTACCACCTACTCTGACATAAGCATAGTGTCGGTTCTATATGACTTTACAGTTGTCAATATGTCGCTTTTTACTAGTGTCCGACTGTTAGTTTTGGTTAtgtgcatcttagttatgcagaggccaGGTGTCACTCGTCATATTTTGTACCCGTTTGATGCTACATTTTAATTATATAAAAGCATCCTTTATAAAAAAAGTTATTTGTGCTCACAATTTCAAAATATTTCCCCTCAAAGGGGAGGGGCGTTTGGCTCCCGGGAGCATTTGCTCCCGGATGAACAGTACCACAAAAATGGTAAAATGTtttaaaaaaattctgaatttttgtGTGGATGTTTGTGTTAGTGTCGCAAGCATGCTTGACAATTTTCATGCGAAATGGAGTAGTAGTGTTTCGTCGATGGAAAAAACAACGGTGACATTTTGAGGTCACATTTGGTGTTCAAAttcgtttttttttttttttgcacagGCCAAAATGTTTAACCTTCTTGCCTAAAACTTTGCAGGTACCATTTAGATATGACTATAAATACAAAAAAAATATTGgaatttttttgacatttcaaaAATTATTTTACGTGTGCAGGAGCCAAATTGGATTTCCGGCCTCAAAGTATCTATACAGTATCAGATCCTGTGGTTGCATTGTGACGATAACAAAAGCAAGTTACCGTGACACTCAATACAGTTGTTGGCATCATCTAAGACGGCGTTGACCAACACCTGGTTCAGCTACTAACACCAACTATTTTAGCAGCCACATGAATAATATTATTCTGAAATAAATAAGATACGATTACTGCTGGAAATCAGAGAAAACAAATCATTTCGTGCCAAGAGTAGGAAGTAGGGACATGTAGCTCACCAACATGCCCAACTAATTCCACCTTCCCCAACAGAAACCGTTTATATAAAATCACACAACTCTTAAGGTCAAAAGCACAAACACACGGCCTGATCTGCGTAAGCAAGCAGCATCTAGCTAGCTTAACCTTAAAGCATCCCCAACCCAAGAAAAAGTCTCTTGCTTTCACTAGCAAACCAAGAGGAAGAAACGTCCATCAATGGCGGCGAGAGCAAGAGCGGTGGCCGCCAtgtccagcagcagcagcatcctCCTGGCCGCGGCGGTGGCACTGGCACTGCTGGTGTCGTCGGCGTCGGCGCAGTCCGGTTGCACGGCGGCGCTGGTCGGCCTATACCCGTGCATGAACTACATCAGCGGCAACGACACGGCGCCGACCAAGTCCTGCTGCTCGCAGCTCGGCTCCGTCGTGCAGTCCCAGCCGCAGTGCCTCTGCAGCGCACTTGGCGGCGACTCGTCGTCGCTCGGTGGCATGACCATCAACAAGACGCGCGCTCTCGAGCTCCCCAATGCGTGCAGCGTGCAGACCCCGCCGGCGAGCAAGTGCAACGGCGGTAAGCGCTCGACAGCATATTTACTGTTATTGCTCCCTGGGTTGCTGACGAAGGACCTGTCCTTTTTGCTTGCAGCTGGAGGTGGCAGTGCTCCGGGCGCTGGCTCAGGATCGAAGACGACGCCGACGGCGTACTTGCAGGGGAGCGGCGGGTCGTCGTTACATGGCACGGCGCGTCTGGTGCTCGCGCTCTCGGCTGCTGCGATCTTCGTCGTGTCCACCGTGTGAGGTCTCCGGCTCTCGGCCTTGTCTGAAGCACTAGCTGGTTGGCGATTCAGGTTGTGTTTCTTGGGTGATAGTGTTTGGGTTTCCTATTGGTTTTGCATTGATCTGGGCACTGGTGAAATGATGAGGAGTGAGGACTGAAGAGGAATGTTGAGTCAGCGTCGTGTTCCACATTTGTAACATTATTGGTTGTTTTGCTGCAGTCACAATAAAATCAACACGTAAAAGAAAGATCAACATCATTCTAGGATTCTTTGGGAGATTTTTTTACAATACATCATACTACTGAAATTAAGGTATAGTATTAAGTTGATCCAATCCATTAGTGGTGGTTGGTGTCCCGGTCCTTTATTTCCGAAACCCACACCCCCATGCTGTGGTACTTCCTCTTCGGCGGTGGCAGCAGGCCGGTGTAGTTAGGGGAGGGGGGCCGCCATCACGTGCTTGGGTCGGCTGCGTGCTGCGGCGATCAGTGACAGCAGCCTCCGACGGCTAGATCCGCCATTTCAAGGGAGTCGGGGCGGCTCCGACCGATTGGAAGTGTCGCGGGAGGTGCGGGTGGTTGCGGCGCGGGCGGGAGTGCTTGCGGAGGATGCGAGTTGAATTTAGGCGGCGGCGACGTCAATGCGGTACAAGCAAGGGAAAGGGGTGCGGTGGGGGAGGGGAATTTTTTCGTGAGAAGCGGCGTTGGTCGAGTAAATATAGACGGCAGCGGACATGCATGAGGAGTAAACATTTCGAGGAGTTAATCCGGATAAGGGTTGGGCTGTAGGGCCAATATAAAAGCCATCAAAATTATTCCCTTACATGTTGTATGTG
This genomic window contains:
- the LOC109746667 gene encoding non-specific lipid transfer protein GPI-anchored 5, producing MAARARAVAAMSSSSSILLAAAVALALLVSSASAQSGCTAALVGLYPCMNYISGNDTAPTKSCCSQLGSVVQSQPQCLCSALGGDSSSLGGMTINKTRALELPNACSVQTPPASKCNGAGGGSAPGAGSGSKTTPTAYLQGSGGSSLHGTARLVLALSAAAIFVVSTV